A section of the Malania oleifera isolate guangnan ecotype guangnan chromosome 2, ASM2987363v1, whole genome shotgun sequence genome encodes:
- the LOC131148377 gene encoding zinc transporter 1-like: MPKSKKSIFPLHIEEEEEEEEEERRSTNMSRHQHDCYSQKKLQTVLLLLVLLALPAAHAVAGNCTCDPEEKEEPSTEVDKGQALKYKLGAIASILIASAIGVCLPVLGKTLPALSPEKGVFFLIKAFAAGVILATGFIHVLPDAFEKLTSSPLNEKLWGKFPFTGFVAMLSAIGTLMVDSAATSYYQKVANSPVEYEERVADQAGRGHAHVDVHASHAHAHGPVTSDSELLRHRVISQVLELGIVVHSVIIGISMGTSESPKKIKPLVAALTFHQFFEGMGLGGCISQAKFRAGSFAIMAIFFALTTPVGIAIGMVITKTYKEDSPRALIVEGVFNAASAGILIYMALVDLLAADFMNPKLQSNGRLQLGSNISLLLGAGFMSVLAAWA, encoded by the exons ATGCCTAAATCCAAAAAATCCATATTTCCCCTCcatatagaagaagaagaagaagaagaagaagaagaaagaagaagcaccAATATGAGCAGACATCAACATGACTGCTATTCACAGAAAAAACTTCAAACAGTTCTACTACTCCTTGTCCTCCTGGCGCTCCCAGCTGCTCATGCGGTTGCAGGGAACTGCACATGCGATCCAGAAGAAAAGGAAGAGCCCAGCACCGAAGTTGACAAAGGACAAGCTCTAAAATATAAACTTGGGGCAATAGCTTCCATACTAATCGCCAGTGCTATCGGAGTCTGTCTGCCTGTTCTTGGGAAAACCCTACCCGCTTTGAGTCCCGAAAAGGGCGTATTCTTCCTGATCAAGGCTTTCGCGGCCGGCGTCATTCTCGCCACCGGTTTCATCCACGTCCTGCCCGATGCTTTCGAAAAACTCACATCGTCTCCCCTCAATGAGAAACTTTGGGGGAAGTTCCCCTTCACCGGCTTCGTGGCGATGCTCTCTGCCATCGGAACGCTCATGGTGGACTCTGCTGCGACTTCGTATTACCAGAAGGTGGCTAATTCCCCCGTTGAGTATGAAGAGAGGGTTGCAGACCAGGCTGGCCGTGGTCACGCCCACGTTGATGTCCATGCAAGTCATGCCCATGCTCACGGACCAGTTACCTCCGACTCGGAGCTTCTTCGGCACCGAGTTATATCGCAG gttttggagttgGGGATTGTGGTGCACTCTGTTATAATTGGGATTTCTATGGGAACATCCGAGAGTCCGAAAAAGATAAAGCCGCTGGTGGCCGCCCTGACCTTCCATCAGTTTTTCGAGGGCATGGGACTCGGTGGATGCATCTCTCAG gCAAAATTTCGAGCAGGTTCTTTTGCAATCATGGCAATTTTCTTCGCTCTTACGACGCCAGTGGGGATTGCAATCGGGATGGTAATAACTAAGACGTATAAGGAGGATAGCCCTAGAGCTCTCATTGTTGAAGGGGTGTTTAATGCAGCCTCAGCAGGAATACTAATCTATATGGCACTCGTTGATCTTCTTGCCGCCGATTTCATGAACCCCAAGCTGCAAAGCAATGGGAGGCTTCAGTTGGGGTCTAATATTTCGCTGCTTCTTGGGGCTGGTTTTATGTCTGTTTTGGCCGCATGGGCTTAA